The following are from one region of the Coffea eugenioides isolate CCC68of chromosome 2, Ceug_1.0, whole genome shotgun sequence genome:
- the LOC113754375 gene encoding uncharacterized protein LOC113754375 codes for METEEMKLQVINHFSHRHPLELVEVEEEDDQVNICSGCEVHILGSAYNCTKPSCDFILHDSCIDLPRKVKHNSHPKHPLILHFFPPYGDGEFTCNACGNPGHGFTYHCMSCKYDLHVECASLPEVEYREDHEHPFVLSYSFRLQNKAEGKGKGKRKAVAKEAELKDFECYVCHGPVEKGCWAYCCSSCYYCVHLECVN; via the coding sequence ATGGAAACAGAGGAGATGAAGCTGCAGGTGATCAACCATTTCAGCCACCGCCACCCGTTGGAGCTGgtggaagttgaagaagaagatgatcaAGTAAATATATGCTCAGGTTGTGAGGTACATATTCTGGGTTCAGCTTATAATTGCACCAAGCCAAGCTGTGACTTCATCCTCCACGATTCCTGCATTGATCTTCCCAGGAAAGTGAAGCACAATTCACATCCCAAGCACCCTTtgattcttcatttcttcccaCCTTATGGCGATGGAGAGTTCACTTGTAACGCCTGTGGAAATCCTGGTCATGGTTTTACCTACCATTGTATGAGTTGCAAGTATGATCTTCATGTCGAGTGTGCTTCGCTGCCTGAAGTCGAGTATCGCGAAGATCACGAGCATCCTTTCGTGTTGTCTTACTCATTTCGATTGCAAAATAAGGCAGAGggaaaggggaaggggaagcgGAAGGCCGTGGCAAAGGAGGCCGAGTTAAAGGATTTCGAATGCTATGTCTGTCATGGACCTGTGGAAAAGGGTTGCTGGGCATATTGTTGTTCAAGTTGTTACTATTGTGTACATTTGGAGTGTGTGAATTAA
- the LOC113754338 gene encoding uncharacterized protein LOC113754338: MPHRTGRKDHVNLREELRIKTGKEPSKLDVFIHSRQGKQMDELTSQTIATMNEEIQKLPETSRDDNFVKDILYENILGPEKPGRLRTYGVGATPKDVYRMSDNMNDGQKKAFEDAVNEKVEIIRGELREEMNSKLADFKEELIAQFEARMRASTCDLASLQRREMNAAKQSQISDSLEVGDRMNREVGTNDAEMYKEVGTNDAEINKCEMNKKVSSIADILENHHTKKKRSRTTCKRLA, encoded by the exons atgccACATCGAACAGGGCGAAAAGATCATGTGAACCTCAGGGAAGAG CTTCGGATTAAAACTGGAAAAGAGCCTTCGAAACTAGACGTTTTTATTCATTCAagacaaggaaaacaaatggatgagTTGACTTCACAAACAATT GCAACTATGAATGAGGAAATACAAAAACTGCCAGAGACATCCAGGGAtgataattttgtgaaagatATACTCTATGAAAATATTCTTGGACCTGAAAAACCAGGTCGTCTTCGAACTTATGGGGTAGGTGCGACTCCAAAAGACGTGTATAGGATGTCAGATAACATGAATGATGGACAAAAGAAAGCATTTGAGGATGCAGTGAATGAGAAAGTGGAAATCATACGTGGTGAACTACGAGAAGAAATGAATTCGAAATTGGCAGATTTTAAGGAGGAGTTGATTGCTCAATTTGAAGCAAGAATG AGGGCATCCACATGTGACTTGGCATCACTccaaagaagagaaatgaaTGCAGCAAAACAATCTCAAATTTCGGACTCATTAGAG GTTGGTGATAGAATGAACAGGGAAGTTGGAACAAATGATGCTGAAATGTACAAGGAAGTTGGAACAAATGATGCTGAAATAAACAAGTGTGAAATGAATAAAAAAGTTTCTTCAATTGCTGATATTCTTGAG AACCATCAtacaaagaagaaaaggagcAGGACTACTTGCAAACGACTTGCTTGA
- the LOC113759445 gene encoding uncharacterized protein LOC113759445: protein MKVENCQHFSHKHILIPLKLDEGEKIYCKACELLIIEPFLGCLSCTYYLHDHCLNTPRSLQHPSHPDHPLTLLPIPTYPTGAFSCNGCGSHGTGFSYSCAHCEFDLHMNCALFLSATTKIVEHPHALKLIFNHPQIFACNICGAAVDKQFWSYYCSDCDFGIHLGCTKHGQQHFCGASSSRSNNQSAMTQPSGAVDAVDRHREVMNETTENQLALLTLQNQIHYSQAVADHARWECPRH, encoded by the coding sequence ATGAAAGTAGAGAATTGCCAACACTTCAGCCATAAGCACATCTTGATCCCTCTGAAACTTGATGAAGGAGAGAAAATCTATTGCAAAGCCTGTGAACTACTCATAATTGAACCATTTCTTGGTTGTCTTTCTTGTACCTATTACCTCCATGATCACTGTCTTAATACTCCTCGGTCTCTACAGCATCCATCTCACCCTGATCACCCCTTGACCCTTCTTCCAATTCCAACCTATCCCACTGGAGCCTTCTCCTGCAATGGCTGTGGATCACACGGAACTGGCTTCAGCTATAGTTGTGCCCACTGCGAATTCGACCTTCACATGAACTGCGCATTATTTTTGTCAGCCACAACAAAGATAGTTGAGCATCCTCATGCACTGAAATTAATCTTTAATCATCCTCAGATCTTCGCTTGTAATATATGTGGTGCAGCAGTTGACAAACAATTTTGGAGCTATTACTGCAGTGATTGTGACTTTGGAATCCATTTGGGCTGTACCAAACATGGTCAACAGCATTTCTGTGGGGCATCTAGTAGTAGATCAAATAATCAATCTGCCATGACTCAGCCATCGGGTGCAGTCGATGCAGTGGATCGTCACAGGGAAGTCATGAATGAGACGACGGAAAATCAGCTTGCCTTGTTGACTTTACAGAATCAGATACACTACTCACAAGCAGTAGCGGATCACGCGAGATGGGAATGTCCTCGTCACTGA
- the LOC113759446 gene encoding vicilin-like seed storage protein At2g18540 encodes MAEKAALAKAPKRNAEKCEGRGGEDQQWRDEEGTGSRSAKRREEKAERRAEALARKAWARHLAKQEEKDLERILRLKTQKKKETETELQRQREEELAAIQKKVEEEERRKQSRIASKKEYDKMVLVENRNRAVIEARSIEEALAVLTGKEKLPVVKVKATEGNKGDCLLVYTQGEEKPLLVDLRIIV; translated from the coding sequence ATGGCGGAGAAGGCAGCATTAGCCAAGGCTCCAAAGCGCAACGCAGAAAAGTGCGAGGGTCGCGGAGGGGAGGACCAGCAGTGGCGTGACGAGGAAGGCACCGGGTCCCGATCCGCCAAAAGGAGGGAGGAGAAGGCCGAGAGGCGAGCCGAGGCATTGGCCCGTAAAGCCTGGGCTCGCCACTTAGCCAAGCAAGAGGAGAAGGATCTTGAGAGGATTCTGCGCCTGAAGACGCAGAAAAAGAAGGAGACGGAAACGGAGCTGCAGCGGCAGAGGGAGGAGGAGCTGGCGGCGATTCAGAAGAaagtggaggaggaggagaggagGAAGCAGAGCCGTATCGCGAGTAAGAAGGAGTATGATAAGATGGTTCTTGTGGAGAACAGGAATCGCGCCGTCATTGAGGCCCGGAGTATTGAGGAAGCCCTAGCGGTCTTGACCGGTAAGGAAAAGTTGCCGGTGGTGAAAGTGAAGGCCACCGAAGGAAACAAGGGAGATTGTTTGCTTGTTTACACGCAAGGGGAAGAGAAGCCTCTGTTAGTTGATCTTCGGATCATTGTTTAG